One Desulfobulbus propionicus DSM 2032 DNA segment encodes these proteins:
- a CDS encoding diaminopimelate decarboxylase: protein MPMSQAFKDRLYPHLPAIVAHYGTPFHIYDEAGIRETGRRLKAAFADIPEFREYYAVKALPNPSVLAIMQDMGFGFDCSSITELMLARELGAKPDDIMFTSNNTSAEDFAAAAADGGCILNLDDITLIDKVPTMPELVCFRYNPGRRRTGNDIIGKPEEAKYGVSHEQIVEAYRLAQARGAKRFGLHTMLASNELHYSYMVQTAAMLLELVETISKELGITFEFINIGGGLGIPYLPDIDPLNIEAMGEEITALFVDFKDHHGYCPALYMESGRYMTGPHGALVVRAINRKDIYRTYIGVDACMSALMRPALYGAYHHIEVLGKEGGEMETVDVVGSLCENNDKFAVQRPLPRITDGDILIIQDSGAHGHAMGFNYNGKMRPQELLLGKDGVVRMIRREERPEDYFATLTFEEKILNL from the coding sequence ATGCCGATGTCCCAAGCGTTCAAAGATCGTCTCTATCCCCACCTGCCCGCCATTGTCGCCCACTACGGCACGCCCTTTCACATTTACGACGAGGCCGGTATCCGCGAAACCGGACGGCGACTGAAGGCGGCCTTTGCGGATATTCCCGAGTTTCGCGAATACTATGCGGTCAAGGCCCTGCCCAATCCGTCCGTCCTGGCCATCATGCAGGACATGGGCTTTGGCTTTGACTGCAGCTCGATCACCGAACTGATGCTCGCCCGCGAGCTGGGGGCCAAGCCCGATGATATCATGTTCACCTCCAACAACACCAGCGCCGAAGATTTTGCCGCCGCTGCCGCCGATGGGGGGTGCATCCTCAACCTGGACGACATCACCCTGATCGACAAGGTGCCGACGATGCCGGAGCTGGTCTGTTTCCGCTACAATCCCGGCCGCCGCCGCACCGGCAACGACATCATCGGCAAGCCCGAAGAGGCCAAGTACGGCGTCAGCCACGAGCAGATCGTCGAGGCCTATCGACTGGCCCAGGCCAGGGGCGCCAAGCGGTTTGGCCTACACACCATGCTCGCCTCCAACGAACTCCACTACTCCTACATGGTGCAGACCGCGGCCATGCTGCTGGAACTGGTGGAGACCATCAGCAAGGAACTGGGGATCACTTTCGAATTCATCAACATCGGCGGCGGTCTGGGCATTCCCTATCTGCCGGACATCGATCCGCTTAACATCGAGGCCATGGGTGAGGAGATCACTGCTCTGTTCGTCGATTTCAAGGATCACCACGGCTACTGTCCGGCGTTGTACATGGAGAGCGGCCGCTATATGACCGGCCCGCACGGGGCGCTGGTGGTGCGGGCGATCAACCGCAAGGACATCTACCGCACCTACATCGGCGTGGACGCCTGCATGTCCGCCCTGATGCGGCCGGCGCTCTACGGCGCCTATCACCACATCGAGGTGCTGGGCAAGGAGGGGGGCGAGATGGAGACGGTCGATGTGGTTGGTTCGCTGTGCGAGAACAACGACAAGTTCGCGGTCCAGCGGCCCCTGCCCAGGATTACCGACGGCGACATCCTCATTATCCAGGATTCCGGGGCGCATGGCCATGCCATGGGCTTCAACTACAACGGCAAGATGCGGCCCCAGGAGTTGTTATTGGGCAAGGATGGGGTGGTGCGGATGATTCGACGCGAGGAGCGGCCCGAGGATTATTTCGCGACGCTAACGTTTGAGGAGAAAATCCTCAATCTATAA
- a CDS encoding 16S rRNA (uracil(1498)-N(3))-methyltransferase, with translation MNLLLIEPAELVVGEVSLTGRRSEHLRKVLKVVPGDTVRVGVVQGQVGTGRVLAIDGELVRLAVELTHQPVCDLHIELILALPRPIMLQRILKQATVLGVRRFHLIRSRRVEKSFFHSPVLAPDKIRTFLLEGMEQAMDTWLPEVSIHPQFKPFVEDVLPTLNGQGLIAHPDADGTLVGLPVSGVAGQRLLLAVGPEGGWSDYELQRFLDQGFYGFTMGSRILHVDTAVVSLLAQLQLLYDLRKR, from the coding sequence ATGAACTTGCTCCTCATTGAACCCGCCGAACTCGTTGTGGGTGAAGTTTCTCTTACCGGCCGCCGTTCCGAGCATTTGCGCAAGGTGCTCAAGGTGGTACCCGGCGATACTGTCCGCGTGGGGGTGGTGCAGGGGCAGGTCGGCACGGGCCGGGTGCTGGCCATTGACGGGGAGTTGGTGCGGCTGGCCGTGGAACTGACCCATCAGCCGGTCTGCGATCTGCACATCGAGCTGATCCTGGCGCTACCCCGGCCAATCATGCTGCAACGTATCCTCAAGCAGGCCACCGTGCTGGGGGTACGGCGCTTTCATCTCATCCGCTCGCGGCGGGTGGAAAAATCCTTCTTCCACAGTCCGGTGCTGGCGCCGGACAAAATCCGCACCTTCCTGCTCGAAGGCATGGAGCAGGCCATGGACACCTGGCTGCCCGAGGTGTCCATTCACCCCCAGTTCAAACCCTTTGTCGAGGATGTGCTGCCGACCCTGAACGGTCAGGGGCTGATCGCCCATCCCGATGCCGATGGTACCCTGGTCGGTCTCCCGGTCTCCGGTGTGGCCGGCCAACGGCTGTTGCTCGCGGTCGGCCCCGAGGGCGGCTGGTCCGACTATGAACTGCAGCGCTTTCTGGACCAGGGATTTTATGGCTTCACCATGGGCAGCCGCATTCTCCATGTGGACACCGCCGTGGTCAGCCTGCTCGCCCAGTTGCAACTGCTCTACGATCTGCGGAAGCGCTGA
- a CDS encoding 3-deoxy-D-manno-octulosonic acid transferase, with amino-acid sequence MPLFSVLYTLLSTALFLCLLPLLPLIACREKYRRRLFQRLGFGLAARLRTLSPPPAGVPTIWIHALSVGEVTSALPLVRGVREHFPQARIIFSATTRAGNQVADKVLSPLVDALIAAPLDLGPVASFFIRSLRPDLFILVETDFWPHWLHCLARRNIPTLLVNGRISAPSFARYRRFAWLFRPMFQTFTLLSMQTKADTDKMVSLGLDPQQVTTLGNLKFDTSQLTEHQESRGDTVWLKQRYGFSTAAPLWICGSTHPGEEQPIFQVYRRLLADLPQLQLLLAPRNIERAKEIVALGREQGLACRRWTSGKDAQGPLLILDTIGELAGCYPMAEVVFIGGSLAPFGGHNPIEPAAAGVPVLFGPHMEDFAEIAAELHQRGGARQVDSTDALYVELRHLFADQAARRQMAEAAGLCVRLNRGVVGRHLEVISRLVARGKHHNRHE; translated from the coding sequence ATGCCGCTCTTCTCTGTCCTCTATACCCTGCTCTCCACAGCGCTGTTCCTGTGCCTGCTGCCACTCCTGCCCCTGATTGCCTGCCGGGAGAAATACCGGCGCAGACTTTTCCAGCGGTTGGGCTTCGGCCTGGCCGCCAGGCTGCGCACCCTTTCCCCGCCGCCGGCCGGTGTGCCGACGATCTGGATCCATGCCCTGTCCGTGGGCGAGGTGACCTCGGCCCTGCCGCTGGTGCGCGGCGTGCGCGAGCATTTTCCCCAGGCGCGGATCATCTTCTCGGCCACCACCCGGGCCGGCAATCAGGTGGCGGACAAAGTGCTGTCGCCCTTGGTCGACGCCCTTATCGCTGCGCCACTCGATCTGGGACCGGTGGCATCCTTTTTCATCCGCTCGCTCCGTCCCGACCTTTTCATCCTGGTGGAAACCGATTTCTGGCCCCACTGGCTCCATTGTCTGGCCCGGCGGAATATTCCGACCCTGCTGGTCAACGGCCGGATCTCGGCACCATCCTTTGCCCGCTACCGGCGGTTTGCCTGGCTCTTTCGTCCCATGTTCCAAACCTTTACCCTGCTATCCATGCAGACCAAGGCGGATACCGACAAAATGGTGTCCCTTGGCCTCGACCCACAGCAGGTCACCACCCTGGGCAATCTGAAATTCGACACCAGCCAACTGACGGAGCATCAAGAAAGCCGGGGTGACACCGTTTGGCTCAAACAGCGTTACGGTTTTTCGACCGCGGCCCCCCTGTGGATCTGCGGCTCGACCCATCCCGGTGAAGAACAGCCGATCTTCCAGGTGTACCGGCGGCTGCTTGCCGACCTGCCGCAATTGCAATTGCTGCTCGCCCCCCGCAACATCGAGCGGGCCAAGGAAATTGTCGCCCTAGGCAGGGAGCAGGGACTTGCCTGCCGCCGCTGGACCAGCGGCAAGGACGCTCAGGGGCCGCTACTGATCCTCGATACCATCGGTGAACTGGCGGGGTGCTACCCCATGGCCGAGGTGGTATTCATCGGTGGCAGCCTGGCGCCCTTCGGTGGTCACAACCCCATCGAGCCGGCAGCTGCCGGAGTGCCGGTGCTGTTCGGTCCGCACATGGAGGATTTTGCCGAGATTGCCGCGGAATTGCATCAACGCGGCGGAGCGCGGCAGGTCGATTCCACGGATGCACTCTATGTCGAACTGCGCCATCTCTTCGCTGACCAAGCCGCACGTCGCCAGATGGCCGAGGCTGCCGGGCTGTGCGTTCGCCTCAACCGAGGCGTTGTTGGCAGGCACCTGGAGGTGATCAGTCGTCTGGTTGCAAGAGGAAAGCATCACAACAGACACGAATGA
- a CDS encoding Lrp/AsnC family transcriptional regulator translates to MLDETSLKILKILQEKARIPNVEVARQVEMAPSAVLERIRKLERQGFIDGYEVRLNPERFDRRQIAFIEVQTRSVGDHPPTGQQLAAIPEVQEVHYVAGHDGYLVKLRVADTAELAAIIREKIAIINEVVSTRTTTVLQTYKETARIPIRG, encoded by the coding sequence ATGCTTGATGAGACCAGCCTGAAAATACTGAAGATACTCCAGGAGAAGGCCCGCATTCCCAATGTCGAGGTGGCGCGTCAGGTGGAAATGGCGCCTTCGGCTGTGCTTGAGCGCATTCGCAAACTGGAACGTCAGGGCTTCATCGACGGCTACGAGGTGCGGCTCAACCCGGAACGGTTTGACCGTCGCCAGATCGCCTTCATCGAAGTCCAGACCCGCTCGGTGGGCGATCATCCCCCAACCGGTCAGCAACTGGCGGCCATTCCCGAAGTGCAGGAGGTGCACTATGTGGCCGGACACGACGGCTATCTGGTCAAGCTCCGCGTGGCCGACACCGCCGAACTGGCCGCCATCATCCGGGAAAAAATTGCCATCATCAACGAGGTCGTCTCCACCCGGACCACGACCGTTCTCCAAACCTACAAAGAGACCGCGCGCATCCCCATCCGCGGCTGA
- the murJ gene encoding murein biosynthesis integral membrane protein MurJ, producing MNAEPSNQPSTSTGKIARSAGAVSIAVMCSRVLGLIREQVFAGLFGAGFAIDAFVVAFRIPNLLRDLFAEGALSAAFVTVFTDYSTNRGSEATWRLAGNVLVFFTLLISLLTLVGLYWTEPIVHLLAPDFDLVAGKSELTVKLTRIMFPFLLFVSLAAVVMGMLNTKGKFFVPAMSSTFFNLGSIVGGLGLAWMFPRFGQPAIAGMAWGTLIGGALQLVIQLPTLVKVGFQFRFNCNPFDPGLRRILLLMLPATIGLSATQINIFVNTNFAASCVEGSVSWLNYAFRLVQLPIGVFGVALSIAVMPVLAKQAADKDLASLKQTFTSSLVLVFALAVPATAGLVLLAEPIIRLIFEHGAFTAMDTLQTADALTYYAIGLFAYAAIKVMVPVFYAIGNTKYPVVGSFLGVAINILTITLVIDALQHRGIALSTSCAMILNFLFLSVVLYRKLSGYPLGYLLQGLVKILVATALMCAGIWGVQRVLAPWMHGPTLVQIAALGMVIGMAVGIYGMMLQLLRLPEFTLLTAKVVQRFRRS from the coding sequence ATGAACGCAGAACCCTCCAATCAACCCTCGACCTCCACCGGAAAAATCGCCCGTTCCGCCGGCGCGGTGAGCATCGCCGTGATGTGCAGCCGGGTGCTCGGCCTGATCCGCGAACAGGTCTTTGCCGGCCTGTTCGGCGCCGGCTTTGCCATTGATGCCTTTGTCGTCGCCTTCCGCATCCCCAATCTGTTGCGGGACCTGTTCGCCGAGGGGGCGCTGTCCGCCGCCTTTGTGACCGTGTTCACCGACTACAGCACCAACCGCGGTTCCGAGGCCACCTGGCGGCTGGCCGGCAACGTGCTGGTCTTCTTCACCCTGCTGATCAGTCTCCTCACCCTGGTCGGCCTCTACTGGACCGAGCCGATCGTCCACCTGCTGGCCCCGGATTTCGATCTGGTCGCGGGCAAGAGCGAACTGACGGTCAAACTCACCCGGATCATGTTTCCCTTCCTGCTCTTTGTATCGCTGGCCGCAGTGGTCATGGGCATGCTCAACACCAAGGGCAAGTTTTTCGTGCCGGCCATGAGTTCGACCTTCTTCAACCTGGGTTCCATCGTCGGCGGCCTGGGGCTCGCCTGGATGTTTCCCCGCTTCGGGCAGCCGGCCATCGCCGGCATGGCCTGGGGTACCTTGATCGGCGGCGCCCTGCAGCTCGTGATACAGCTGCCCACCCTGGTCAAGGTCGGCTTTCAGTTCCGCTTCAACTGCAATCCCTTCGACCCCGGCCTGCGCCGCATCCTGCTGTTGATGCTGCCCGCCACCATCGGCCTGTCCGCCACCCAGATCAACATCTTCGTCAATACCAACTTCGCCGCTTCCTGTGTCGAGGGCTCGGTCTCCTGGCTCAACTACGCCTTCCGCCTGGTGCAGCTGCCCATCGGCGTCTTTGGCGTGGCCCTGTCGATCGCGGTCATGCCGGTGCTGGCCAAACAGGCGGCCGACAAGGACCTGGCCAGCCTCAAGCAGACCTTCACCTCCTCGCTGGTGCTGGTCTTTGCCCTGGCCGTGCCCGCCACCGCCGGGCTGGTGCTGCTGGCCGAGCCGATCATCCGCCTGATCTTCGAACACGGCGCCTTCACCGCCATGGACACCCTGCAGACCGCCGACGCCCTCACCTACTACGCCATCGGCCTGTTCGCCTATGCGGCCATCAAGGTGATGGTGCCGGTCTTCTATGCCATCGGCAACACCAAGTACCCGGTGGTCGGCAGCTTTCTCGGCGTGGCTATCAACATTCTCACCATCACTCTGGTGATTGATGCGCTCCAACACCGGGGCATTGCCCTGTCCACCTCCTGCGCCATGATCCTCAACTTTCTCTTTCTCAGCGTGGTTCTCTATCGCAAGCTCTCGGGCTACCCGTTGGGGTATTTATTGCAGGGATTAGTCAAGATTCTCGTGGCCACGGCGCTGATGTGCGCGGGAATCTGGGGCGTGCAAAGGGTGCTGGCCCCGTGGATGCACGGCCCCACCCTGGTGCAGATCGCAGCCTTGGGAATGGTGATTGGCATGGCGGTGGGGATCTACGGCATGATGCTGCAACTCTTACGACTGCCCGAATTCACCTTGCTCACCGCCAAGGTGGTTCAGCGCTTCCGCAGATCGTAG